From the Luteolibacter arcticus genome, one window contains:
- a CDS encoding sigma-54-dependent transcriptional regulator → MTEGRILVADDTPASLSLISHVLEKEGYEIFAVSNAVDALRIAGKAKPDLILLDVMMPGHDGYYLCRELKAEATTSDIPVIFITSRNDTESILKGFRVGAVDYIQKPFQAEEVVSRVATHLKIGRLTRELQERNAELEAESGRRRDAEQARDTANQRLHTLARKEAERWGIGGFIGHSKHLKRILDDIERLQQFGKTSVMITGESGTGKELVARAVHHHSPRSEGAFIPVNCVAIPSELMESLFFGHMKGSFTGATSDRKGYFELADGGTLFLDEIGDMPATLQAKLLRVLEDGEVTPVGATRSRRVDVRVLSATNADLQAKIASGDFRQDLYFRLARYTVDLPPLRNRPEDLPLLARHFLEVFSLEMGTAVPAISADALAVLASHDFPGNIRELKNVMERALILSGGKPVQPEHLQLFASRSKPAPPPQGESFDLESAEHSAIQRALEQTQGNVAEAARLLKIHRSRIYRKFPHLAGGSQ, encoded by the coding sequence ATGACCGAAGGCCGCATCCTCGTCGCCGATGACACCCCGGCGAGCCTCTCCCTCATCAGCCATGTGCTGGAGAAGGAAGGCTACGAAATCTTCGCTGTCTCGAATGCCGTGGACGCGCTGCGCATCGCCGGCAAGGCCAAGCCTGATTTGATCCTGCTCGACGTCATGATGCCGGGTCATGACGGCTACTACCTCTGCCGGGAATTGAAGGCGGAGGCGACGACCAGCGACATCCCGGTCATCTTCATCACCAGCCGCAACGATACCGAGAGCATTCTGAAAGGATTCAGAGTCGGCGCGGTGGACTATATTCAGAAGCCTTTCCAGGCGGAGGAGGTTGTCTCGCGCGTGGCGACCCACCTCAAGATCGGGCGGCTGACCCGCGAACTTCAGGAACGCAACGCCGAGCTGGAGGCCGAGTCCGGCCGTCGCCGCGATGCCGAGCAGGCCCGCGACACCGCGAACCAGCGGCTTCACACGCTGGCCAGAAAGGAGGCCGAGCGCTGGGGCATCGGCGGCTTCATCGGCCACAGCAAGCACTTGAAGCGCATCCTCGACGACATCGAGCGGCTCCAGCAATTCGGCAAGACCAGCGTGATGATCACCGGCGAAAGCGGCACTGGCAAGGAACTCGTCGCGCGCGCGGTTCACCATCACAGCCCGCGTTCGGAAGGAGCGTTCATTCCCGTGAACTGCGTCGCCATTCCCTCCGAGCTGATGGAGTCGCTGTTCTTCGGCCACATGAAGGGCTCGTTCACCGGCGCGACCTCGGATCGCAAGGGCTACTTCGAGCTCGCCGATGGCGGCACCCTTTTCCTCGACGAGATCGGCGACATGCCCGCGACGCTCCAAGCGAAGCTGCTGCGAGTGTTGGAGGATGGAGAGGTCACGCCGGTCGGGGCGACCCGGTCGCGGCGTGTCGATGTTCGCGTGCTGAGTGCCACCAATGCCGACCTGCAGGCGAAGATCGCGAGTGGCGATTTCCGGCAGGATCTCTACTTCCGGCTCGCCCGCTACACCGTGGACTTGCCTCCGCTGCGCAACCGGCCCGAAGACCTACCGCTGCTCGCGCGGCATTTCCTTGAAGTCTTCTCCCTGGAGATGGGCACCGCGGTTCCCGCCATTTCGGCGGATGCCTTGGCCGTGCTCGCCTCGCACGATTTCCCCGGGAACATCCGCGAACTCAAGAACGTCATGGAGCGGGCACTGATTCTCTCCGGCGGAAAGCCCGTGCAACCCGAGCACCTCCAGCTCTTCGCCTCACGATCCAAGCCCGCCCCTCCACCTCAGGGTGAAAGCTTCGACCTCGAATCCGCCGAGCACTCCGCGATCCAGCGGGCCCTGGAGCAGACCCAAGGCAACGTCGCCGAGGCCGCGCGCCTTCTGAAGATCCACCGCAGCCGGATCTACCGGAAGTTCCCCCACCTCGCAGGCGGATCGCAGTAA
- a CDS encoding cysteine hydrolase family protein: MSDPLPIPAEPYPFELSPKKCALLIIDMQRDFLEPGGFGEMLGNDVSQLRRTIEPNRILLDAWRAAGLTVLHTREGHRPDLADLPPAKKIRGKSAKTIGDPGPMGRILIRGEAGHDIIPELYPLPSEPVIDKPGKGAFFATDLHAILQNLGITQLVVTGVTTEVCVNTTVREANDRGYECLVPSDCVGSYFPEFQEMGLKMIKAQGGIFGWVTDSQTILSALS; the protein is encoded by the coding sequence ATGAGCGATCCTCTCCCCATCCCCGCCGAACCTTACCCGTTCGAACTCTCCCCGAAGAAGTGCGCGCTGCTGATCATCGACATGCAGCGTGACTTCCTCGAACCGGGCGGCTTCGGCGAGATGCTTGGCAACGATGTGTCGCAACTCCGCCGCACGATCGAGCCAAACCGGATCCTCCTGGACGCGTGGCGTGCCGCCGGCCTGACCGTCCTCCACACCCGCGAGGGCCACCGGCCTGACCTCGCCGATCTGCCGCCTGCCAAGAAGATTCGCGGCAAGTCCGCCAAGACCATCGGCGATCCCGGCCCCATGGGTCGCATCCTCATCCGCGGCGAAGCGGGCCACGACATCATTCCCGAACTCTACCCGCTGCCCAGCGAACCGGTCATCGACAAGCCGGGCAAGGGCGCCTTCTTCGCCACCGATCTCCACGCCATCCTGCAAAACCTCGGCATCACCCAACTCGTCGTCACCGGCGTCACCACCGAGGTCTGCGTCAATACCACCGTCCGCGAGGCCAACGATCGCGGCTACGAGTGCCTGGTCCCCTCCGACTGCGTCGGCTCCTACTTCCCGGAATTCCAGGAAATGGGGCTGAAGATGATCAAGGCCCAAGGGGGCATCTTCGGCTGGGTCACCGACTCGCAAACGATTCTCTCCGCCCTGAGCTGA